From Oceanispirochaeta sp. M1, a single genomic window includes:
- a CDS encoding HD domain-containing protein, with translation MSNKILDPEFYSITREIMKNEDVQKLGHINHHGQSILHHSLKVSFVSWKWGRRLNMDAVSLARGALLHDFFLYDWNKVCIYPDRKFYEIHKRHGFTHPLTALNNAEKRFKLNRKEQDIIRRHMFPLTLIPPRYPESWLVMIIDKLVSIGEIPHYLQYLKNR, from the coding sequence ATGAGTAATAAAATATTAGATCCGGAATTTTATAGTATCACCAGGGAAATCATGAAAAATGAAGATGTACAGAAGCTGGGTCATATCAATCATCATGGGCAGAGTATTCTTCACCACAGTCTTAAGGTGTCATTTGTTTCATGGAAATGGGGACGTCGTCTGAATATGGATGCTGTCTCTCTGGCCAGAGGGGCCTTACTTCATGATTTCTTTTTATATGACTGGAATAAGGTTTGTATCTATCCGGACCGAAAGTTTTACGAAATCCATAAGAGACATGGTTTTACTCATCCCTTGACAGCTCTCAATAATGCTGAGAAAAGATTCAAGTTAAACAGGAAAGAGCAGGATATAATACGCCGCCATATGTTTCCCCTGACACTTATTCCTCCCCGATATCCGGAAAGCTGGCTGGTTATGATTATTGATAAACTGGTATCAATCGGCGAAATACCTCACTATCTTCAATATCTTAAAAATAGATAA
- the rpsA gene encoding 30S ribosomal protein S1, translated as MSNDKPDAAEEDFAALFEDSYSAIESMEPGQAIETDIVSISGDSIFLQLSGKSEGVLEKEELTDKDGTLSVKEGDRIKVYFLQAKNGEMQFTTKISGNKAGQAILENAFNSGIPVEGVVEKEIKGGFAVKIGESRAFCPYSQMGQKRVENASEYVGKHMTFKIMEHSENGRNILVSNRAILEEEHKKQVEVLKKKLKEKMVIKGSVTRVQDFGAFVDLDGVQALLPISEISRSRVHDINKVITVGQEVEASIIKLDWQSERITLSMKALLSDPWDDAKNKYKADSKHSGTVVRITDFGAFVNLEPGLDGLIHISDLKTDSRDDNPEDILKQGQTLSVQINSVDVERKRISLKPVSMTEESAEYKKYLEPETDTYNPFADLLKDKAKKTKKK; from the coding sequence ATGAGTAATGATAAACCAGATGCTGCTGAGGAAGATTTCGCAGCACTTTTTGAAGACAGCTATTCCGCGATAGAATCAATGGAGCCCGGACAGGCCATAGAAACAGACATTGTTTCAATTTCAGGTGACAGTATTTTTCTGCAGTTAAGCGGAAAGAGTGAAGGTGTCCTTGAAAAAGAGGAGTTGACCGATAAAGACGGAACTCTTTCTGTTAAAGAAGGGGATCGGATCAAGGTTTACTTTCTTCAGGCAAAGAACGGTGAAATGCAGTTCACTACTAAAATCAGCGGCAATAAGGCCGGACAGGCCATTTTGGAGAATGCTTTCAACAGCGGAATACCCGTTGAAGGTGTTGTTGAAAAAGAAATTAAAGGTGGATTTGCAGTAAAAATCGGTGAATCCAGAGCCTTCTGCCCTTATTCTCAGATGGGTCAGAAACGTGTTGAGAATGCTTCTGAATATGTTGGTAAACATATGACCTTCAAAATAATGGAACATAGTGAGAATGGCCGCAATATTCTTGTTTCAAACAGAGCGATTCTTGAAGAAGAGCATAAGAAACAGGTTGAAGTACTTAAAAAGAAATTAAAAGAGAAGATGGTTATAAAAGGATCTGTTACACGGGTTCAGGATTTTGGTGCCTTTGTGGATCTTGACGGCGTTCAGGCTCTTCTGCCTATTTCTGAGATCAGTAGAAGCCGAGTGCATGATATTAATAAAGTTATTACTGTGGGACAGGAAGTTGAAGCTTCTATTATAAAACTGGACTGGCAGAGCGAGCGTATTACTCTGAGTATGAAGGCTCTTCTTTCCGACCCCTGGGATGATGCAAAAAATAAATATAAAGCTGACTCAAAACATAGCGGAACTGTAGTTCGTATTACCGATTTCGGTGCTTTTGTAAATCTGGAACCAGGTCTGGACGGACTTATTCATATTTCTGATCTTAAAACAGATTCCAGAGATGATAATCCCGAGGATATTCTGAAACAGGGACAGACCCTTTCAGTACAGATTAACAGCGTTGATGTTGAGAGAAAGAGAATCTCTTTGAAACCTGTTTCTATGACTGAGGAATCAGCTGAGTACAAGAAGTATCTTGAACCGGAAACTGATACCTACAATCCCTTTGCAGATCTGTTAAAGGACAAGGCAAAGAAGACTAAAAAGAAATAA
- a CDS encoding prenyltransferase yields MSISYNNISTWFKEFITALRVLSLTLALGATNIGIIAAYRDGTMKDPSSLRTIILVLLITIAGLASQAGANLINDYFEGSFKYKDPSIKKFRFLGQNRSVFDIFVFISGLAALGLAALIGIYLIYITDWKMLAIGLTGIIGSYAYTGEPFVYKTKGLGVILSFILMGPLMLLGAYYPFSGTLSWYPIIIGMPISMLVPAMMLSNEMRDFKRDKRLSMGTLSTLIGSRASLKLFDILVFGSFALTVLYTVLHIYPIQTLMIFLFFPIAVKAHGLVARFERLSIPWTNRLHLAYLGLLTVTLLIF; encoded by the coding sequence ATGTCAATTTCATATAATAATATAAGTACCTGGTTTAAAGAATTTATAACTGCTCTCAGAGTCCTCTCACTGACTCTCGCTCTTGGGGCTACCAATATCGGAATTATAGCGGCCTACCGGGATGGGACTATGAAAGATCCATCCTCACTGAGGACGATTATCCTTGTATTACTTATCACAATTGCCGGACTGGCATCCCAGGCGGGAGCGAATCTTATAAATGACTATTTTGAAGGTTCATTCAAATATAAAGATCCATCTATAAAGAAGTTTCGTTTTCTGGGACAGAACAGATCAGTCTTTGATATTTTCGTATTTATTTCCGGACTGGCGGCATTGGGCCTGGCCGCTCTGATCGGGATCTATCTGATATATATTACTGACTGGAAAATGCTTGCCATCGGTCTGACAGGAATAATCGGCTCATATGCGTATACAGGAGAGCCCTTTGTCTATAAGACCAAAGGACTGGGTGTCATACTCTCTTTTATTCTTATGGGCCCTCTTATGCTGCTGGGAGCCTACTACCCTTTTTCAGGTACTCTCAGCTGGTATCCCATAATTATAGGTATGCCCATCAGCATGCTGGTTCCGGCAATGATGCTCAGTAATGAAATGAGGGATTTCAAGAGAGATAAGAGATTGAGTATGGGAACTCTCAGCACCCTGATAGGGAGCAGAGCCAGTTTGAAACTTTTTGACATACTTGTATTTGGAAGTTTTGCGTTGACAGTTCTCTATACAGTGCTGCATATCTATCCGATTCAGACACTGATGATATTCCTGTTCTTTCCTATCGCAGTAAAGGCACACGGCCTTGTAGCACGCTTTGAAAGACTGAGCATTCCCTGGACCAACAGACTGCATCTGGCTTATCTGGGCCTTCTGACAGTAACTCTGCTGATCTTTTAG
- a CDS encoding ABC transporter substrate-binding protein has translation MKKLWIIPLLVTALAFASCEKKTSTVVEDRNTAPEVLSLSIGLMPAVDTAPIFLAKERGYFDELGLDLSITIFTNAQNRQSALQSGEIDGTMTDLVAVAVNVSGGFDFKATMLTDGMFPLLAVPGAADKKALKVGMMEISVSNFLVDQWIGSDYEIEKVYINSIPARLEALASGQLDMGLFPEPIASVGAMKGLEKLIYEPVDGFSPDVMVFTGNAINNKAEAVQRFHMAYNMAIADIRGSEDAARDILIKSIPNLKPGLRDLMNLPEYHEARLPDDAYLNRIISWTNGIVDQKLDVSPSDMVDRSFVKQ, from the coding sequence TTGAAAAAACTATGGATCATTCCACTACTGGTAACAGCACTAGCTTTTGCCTCCTGTGAAAAAAAAACTTCTACTGTCGTAGAGGATCGTAATACTGCACCTGAAGTTCTGTCCCTGAGTATCGGATTGATGCCCGCAGTGGATACGGCGCCGATTTTTCTTGCAAAGGAGAGAGGCTACTTTGATGAACTTGGTCTTGATCTGAGTATTACTATTTTTACCAATGCCCAGAACAGGCAGAGTGCCCTGCAGAGCGGTGAAATTGACGGAACCATGACAGATCTTGTAGCGGTGGCAGTCAATGTTTCAGGCGGTTTTGATTTCAAAGCCACCATGCTGACAGACGGTATGTTTCCACTTTTAGCTGTTCCCGGAGCAGCAGATAAGAAAGCATTGAAAGTGGGAATGATGGAGATCAGTGTATCCAACTTTCTTGTTGATCAGTGGATCGGATCTGATTATGAGATAGAAAAGGTTTATATAAACTCAATTCCCGCCAGACTCGAAGCCCTTGCTTCCGGGCAGCTGGATATGGGGCTTTTTCCCGAACCAATAGCTTCAGTTGGAGCCATGAAGGGACTTGAAAAACTGATCTATGAACCAGTTGATGGCTTCAGTCCTGATGTTATGGTTTTTACGGGTAATGCAATTAATAATAAGGCCGAAGCTGTTCAGCGCTTTCATATGGCTTATAATATGGCTATTGCTGATATACGCGGGTCAGAAGATGCAGCAAGGGATATTCTTATTAAATCAATTCCTAATCTTAAGCCTGGACTCCGGGATCTTATGAATCTGCCTGAATATCATGAAGCAAGACTGCCCGATGATGCATACCTGAACAGAATTATCAGCTGGACAAATGGAATTGTGGACCAGAAGCTTGATGTCTCTCCCTCGGATATGGTGGACAGGAGCTTTGTGAAGCAATAA
- a CDS encoding ABC transporter ATP-binding protein codes for MVYIRNLTTQYSSSRGIFNLNLTIPRGETRAVIGPSGCGKTTLLHTMAGLLKPDCGSVETGGETVRIGLVQQKDALYPWLTALDNVLLGVDRKSGETEVQAMDLMDELGVAETASRYPSRLSGGERQRISLARTLIQRPDLLLLDEPTASLDEFSKEAMQNLLLRIQTRNPVTTLFVTHSMEEALFLGQEILVMGEGRIHAVHKNPFYPDTAARDHKSFYSEVLKLRESLKEVAAV; via the coding sequence ATGGTATATATCCGCAATCTGACCACACAGTACAGTTCTTCCCGGGGTATTTTTAACCTTAATCTGACCATTCCCCGTGGTGAGACCCGTGCAGTTATCGGCCCATCAGGTTGCGGAAAGACCACTCTTCTTCATACCATGGCCGGGCTGCTTAAGCCCGATTGCGGTTCAGTTGAGACCGGTGGTGAAACAGTCCGGATTGGTCTGGTGCAGCAGAAGGATGCTCTGTATCCCTGGCTTACGGCCCTCGATAATGTCCTGCTGGGAGTAGATCGAAAGAGCGGAGAGACTGAGGTTCAGGCGATGGATTTAATGGATGAGCTTGGAGTGGCAGAGACGGCTTCCCGTTATCCTTCGCGATTGAGCGGCGGTGAGAGGCAGAGGATTTCTCTGGCCAGAACATTGATACAAAGACCTGATCTTCTTCTTCTGGATGAACCGACAGCATCACTGGATGAGTTTTCCAAAGAAGCTATGCAGAATCTTCTTCTTCGTATTCAGACCCGGAATCCTGTGACAACTTTATTTGTTACCCATAGTATGGAAGAAGCACTCTTTCTGGGACAGGAAATTCTGGTCATGGGAGAGGGAAGAATTCATGCTGTTCACAAAAATCCGTTCTATCCTGATACTGCTGCTCGAGATCATAAGAGTTTCTATTCCGAAGTTCTGAAACTGCGGGAGTCTCTGAAAGAGGTGGCTGCTGTATGA
- a CDS encoding ABC transporter permease codes for MKKKLSAHLYGLFIILVLWYILSYSVDQRLIPPPHEVLILFGSLVMKGTIILHALYSLMRFVCAILLALLPAIPLGIAAGVLPRADRLLSPVVYLLFPLPKIAFLPIFMVLFGLGDLSKILLLWTVIVFQLLIAVRDGVKSIPAEYHIAADTLGLSPGRKFLKLYLPSTIPSLFSALRISVGIGMAVLFFAENYATSYGLGYFIMNSWVMINYPMMFSGILALGLLSYLLLSCLDMIETRLCPWND; via the coding sequence ATGAAAAAGAAACTTTCAGCTCATCTCTATGGTTTGTTCATTATCCTGGTTCTCTGGTATATCCTGAGCTATTCGGTGGATCAGAGACTCATTCCACCTCCTCATGAAGTGCTTATACTATTCGGCTCTCTGGTAATGAAGGGGACCATTATACTCCATGCTTTATATAGTCTGATGAGGTTTGTATGCGCCATTCTTCTGGCTCTGCTGCCCGCCATTCCCCTTGGGATAGCAGCAGGAGTTCTTCCCCGTGCCGACCGTCTGCTGTCTCCGGTTGTGTATCTTCTTTTCCCACTTCCCAAGATCGCTTTTCTGCCGATTTTTATGGTCCTTTTCGGATTAGGTGATCTTTCCAAAATTCTACTGCTCTGGACAGTCATTGTCTTTCAGCTTCTTATTGCTGTACGGGATGGGGTAAAGAGCATTCCGGCGGAATATCATATTGCAGCAGATACTCTCGGACTTTCTCCTGGAAGAAAATTCTTGAAACTTTACTTACCAAGTACCATTCCCAGTCTATTCAGTGCCTTGAGAATCTCTGTAGGCATAGGGATGGCAGTACTCTTCTTTGCTGAGAACTATGCTACCAGTTATGGTCTTGGTTATTTCATTATGAACAGCTGGGTTATGATCAATTACCCAATGATGTTTTCGGGGATTCTTGCTCTGGGACTCTTATCTTATCTGTTACTAAGCTGTCTTGATATGATTGAAACACGGCTATGCCCCTGGAACGATTAG
- a CDS encoding flavocytochrome c translates to MRGLTAAFLIILSVFIIVISPGHLPERTDVVIIGAGAAGMRAAIESRKYTDNIILLEKMSYPGGNSNKATAGFNAVMDTDDLDDYIQDTREAGGYIGNSSLIKILGEKSSEALSDLKAMGADMEDRGLLAGHSSSRTYRPSGGSPVGREISSILYKTVRENEIDIRVENRALSITRSKKKLQVLVKNQTGREYRILADSVIIATGGFGGSPEMVARFNPDLKTFHTTNSAGATGDFITLTQNLPVQMIDLGEIQTHPTVEPEFSILITEALRGNGGILLNSRGQRFTDEMDFREELSASILNQKDRFAWLIFDQSVRESLKSSEYYISNQLTREGETVGELAEQIVLPASFLSSSLEKWNLSVLNGEDKDFHRRDLRVPLETPPYFAIKVTPGIHYCMGGLAIDEKSRVLDTNGTPLEGLYAAGEATGGIHGMDRLGGNSLTDALVFGEIAGYEAAHYALK, encoded by the coding sequence ATGAGGGGCCTTACTGCCGCATTCCTGATAATCCTCTCAGTATTTATTATTGTAATTTCTCCAGGGCATCTGCCGGAAAGGACAGATGTTGTGATTATCGGTGCAGGTGCAGCTGGAATGAGAGCCGCCATAGAGAGCAGAAAGTATACAGACAATATTATCCTGCTTGAAAAAATGTCCTATCCCGGTGGGAACAGCAATAAGGCCACTGCCGGATTCAATGCTGTAATGGATACAGATGATCTTGATGATTATATTCAGGATACCCGGGAGGCCGGGGGATATATAGGAAACAGCAGTCTTATAAAAATTCTGGGAGAAAAGAGTTCAGAAGCTCTGTCGGATCTTAAAGCCATGGGAGCTGATATGGAAGACCGGGGACTCCTTGCAGGGCACAGCAGCAGCAGAACCTACCGTCCATCAGGAGGTTCACCTGTAGGACGTGAAATCAGTTCTATTCTGTATAAAACTGTCAGAGAAAATGAGATTGATATACGTGTAGAAAATAGAGCTCTCTCCATAACCCGTTCAAAAAAGAAACTACAGGTACTGGTTAAAAACCAGACCGGCAGAGAATACAGGATTCTGGCGGATTCAGTAATAATTGCAACGGGAGGCTTCGGAGGAAGCCCTGAAATGGTTGCCCGATTCAATCCTGATCTCAAGACATTCCACACCACCAACAGTGCCGGTGCTACAGGAGACTTTATCACCCTGACACAAAACCTTCCGGTTCAGATGATAGATCTGGGGGAAATTCAGACTCATCCAACAGTCGAACCTGAGTTCAGTATCCTGATCACTGAAGCTCTCAGGGGAAACGGCGGGATACTCCTGAACAGCAGGGGCCAGCGCTTTACTGACGAAATGGATTTCAGGGAAGAGCTGAGTGCTAGTATTCTGAATCAGAAAGACAGATTTGCCTGGCTGATATTTGACCAGAGTGTCAGGGAGAGTCTCAAATCATCTGAATACTATATCAGCAACCAGCTGACCAGAGAGGGAGAGACAGTCGGGGAACTTGCAGAACAGATTGTCCTGCCTGCTTCGTTTCTAAGTTCCAGCCTTGAAAAATGGAATTTATCTGTTCTAAATGGAGAAGATAAAGACTTTCACAGAAGAGACCTCAGAGTCCCTCTTGAAACGCCTCCCTACTTTGCCATCAAGGTTACTCCGGGGATTCACTACTGCATGGGAGGCCTGGCAATTGATGAGAAGAGCAGAGTCCTTGATACAAATGGCACTCCTCTTGAAGGCCTCTATGCAGCCGGTGAAGCAACCGGCGGGATTCACGGAATGGACCGACTGGGAGGAAACTCCCTTACCGATGCCCTGGTCTTTGGGGAAATAGCCGGTTATGAAGCGGCCCATTATGCATTGAAATAG
- a CDS encoding response regulator, with the protein MNILIVEDDPMVGQINMKFARKLPFVMDCDIAIDPEEAKKMLIENSYDLLLLDVYFPSGRGPDLLQWIRNEAIAIQVIFITADNSQETVERATHLGALDYLVKPFTFERFSIALEEAQNILHSISSSGEFNQESLDRVFQRDSEHSPVQNNDLDKGMSYKTYEMVRGEISLMTDFFTAEEMGEKLGMARVTIRRYLDFMEKQDLLDVSLQYGKVGRPQHYYRLKRKK; encoded by the coding sequence ATGAATATTCTCATAGTCGAAGACGATCCCATGGTTGGACAGATCAATATGAAATTTGCAAGAAAACTCCCGTTTGTAATGGATTGTGATATTGCGATAGACCCGGAAGAAGCGAAAAAAATGCTTATTGAGAACTCATATGATCTTCTATTGCTTGATGTCTATTTCCCTTCAGGAAGAGGTCCCGATCTTCTGCAGTGGATACGCAATGAAGCAATTGCTATACAGGTTATCTTTATCACCGCTGACAACAGCCAGGAAACTGTGGAGCGTGCAACTCATCTGGGAGCCCTGGACTATCTTGTAAAACCTTTTACCTTTGAGCGCTTCAGTATTGCACTGGAGGAAGCACAGAATATTCTCCACTCTATCAGCAGCAGTGGAGAATTTAACCAGGAGAGCCTGGACAGGGTCTTTCAGAGAGATAGTGAACACTCTCCTGTGCAGAACAATGACCTGGATAAAGGAATGAGTTACAAAACCTATGAAATGGTTAGAGGAGAGATATCTCTGATGACTGACTTCTTTACCGCCGAAGAGATGGGAGAGAAGCTCGGGATGGCCAGAGTCACAATAAGACGCTATCTGGACTTTATGGAAAAACAGGATCTACTGGATGTCTCACTCCAATATGGAAAAGTGGGAAGACCCCAGCATTACTATAGATTAAAGAGGAAAAAATGA
- a CDS encoding ATP-binding protein: MKLNQKISLSSGIYTTTMIILIGVLVFLQWFSTLKNQLELSASDLAVTISEMESIQYNLTRSNGSIPIQRKTEELKLSTRTQYIHVLNKSGIYYAHTYPVFLGSAESDKFLLDKLSDPMQGVSIRQTESYPLPSVEAIAPVYYQGELVGLVITGMLNGRAYQDIRMNQETLILFLILAVFISLYSSGRLSSNIKKSMHGMEPSEISRLLGQRAMTLENLKEGIITIDQDGRIIYFNDSARKLAGMTDADLNRPGEQYFFGKEFFECLDQKNPLDTELITATGLTLQSHFEPILGDQGSTVLGATVLIEDLTEVRARAEELTGIRQINEGLRAQNHEFLNKLHTISGLIQLQEYDEAIGFINGISHKRKEMTVKLGSRIKDPSVAGLLLGKYNKSQEQKTGFYVDDSSILRTGNGMTDMINLIMGNLIENSLEELSNVSGGSIRVRIHEGSSWLTLQIRDTGSGIEDQEQVFQKGFSTKGPDRGIGLYLIRKRILRAAGTIEIQSVPGDTRFTVRLPLVNRKEI; encoded by the coding sequence ATGAAATTGAATCAGAAAATATCCCTCTCTTCTGGAATTTACACAACCACCATGATCATTCTCATCGGTGTATTAGTATTCCTGCAGTGGTTCAGCACCCTTAAAAATCAGCTGGAATTATCAGCAAGTGATCTTGCAGTAACCATTTCAGAGATGGAATCCATACAATATAACCTCACCCGTTCCAACGGGAGTATTCCCATACAGAGGAAGACTGAAGAGCTTAAGCTCTCCACCAGAACCCAGTACATTCATGTACTCAATAAAAGTGGAATATACTATGCCCATACCTACCCGGTATTCCTGGGCAGTGCTGAATCAGATAAATTTCTCCTTGATAAACTCTCAGACCCTATGCAGGGCGTTTCCATCAGACAGACAGAATCATATCCCCTTCCCTCGGTTGAAGCCATTGCACCTGTCTACTATCAGGGTGAGCTTGTTGGACTGGTTATTACCGGGATGCTCAACGGCCGTGCCTATCAGGATATCAGGATGAATCAGGAGACCCTGATTCTGTTTCTGATCCTTGCCGTATTTATAAGTCTCTACTCTTCCGGACGACTCTCATCCAATATAAAGAAATCGATGCACGGAATGGAACCAAGTGAAATCTCTAGACTTCTCGGTCAGCGGGCCATGACTCTTGAGAATCTGAAGGAAGGGATCATCACCATTGACCAGGATGGCAGAATCATCTATTTCAATGATTCTGCCAGAAAGCTTGCCGGTATGACTGATGCGGATCTAAATCGTCCTGGGGAGCAGTATTTCTTCGGCAAGGAGTTTTTTGAATGTCTGGATCAGAAAAATCCACTGGATACTGAACTGATCACAGCAACAGGACTGACTCTTCAAAGCCATTTTGAACCCATATTGGGAGATCAAGGTTCTACTGTATTGGGTGCGACTGTATTGATTGAAGATCTGACAGAAGTAAGGGCCAGAGCAGAAGAACTGACCGGAATAAGACAGATCAATGAAGGACTTCGTGCACAGAATCATGAGTTTCTGAACAAACTCCACACCATATCAGGTTTGATCCAGCTGCAGGAATATGATGAGGCCATCGGGTTTATCAATGGAATAAGTCATAAAAGAAAAGAGATGACCGTGAAACTGGGCAGCAGAATTAAAGACCCCTCAGTGGCTGGTCTGCTTCTTGGAAAATATAATAAATCACAGGAACAGAAAACGGGTTTCTATGTGGATGATTCAAGTATTCTCAGAACCGGTAACGGAATGACTGATATGATCAATCTGATTATGGGTAATCTTATTGAGAACAGCCTGGAAGAACTGAGTAATGTCAGCGGAGGATCTATCAGAGTGAGGATTCATGAAGGTTCATCATGGCTTACACTACAGATCAGAGACACAGGTTCGGGAATAGAAGATCAGGAACAGGTCTTTCAGAAAGGATTCAGTACAAAGGGGCCTGACAGGGGAATTGGTCTCTACCTTATCAGGAAGAGGATTCTTCGTGCAGCCGGAACAATCGAAATTCAGTCAGTTCCGGGGGATACTCGTTTTACTGTAAGACTCCCCCTCGTTAACAGGAAGGAAATATAA
- a CDS encoding flavocytochrome c, which translates to MKSFIRLMSVLLTASLLLISCGGKDLYTAGTYTGEGQGHGGTIVVSVTVDSKAIQSIEVVENPESEFSLKPIQTLIERAVKANSGDIDAVSGASETSAGMLAAINGALAKAATGNTAAISDNKDAKSTAKDETTDIVIIGAGGAGLSAAKIAGDAGARVIVLEKMPFVGGNTNYATGGLNAAETEQQAALGIEDSVEQFYEDTMKGGKNLNNPELVKVLTQNSADTVKWLISLGADLTDVGRLGGATNNRTHRPTGGAGVGAHIVSVLDKVAEEVSDIRTNSKVVAITSDANGVTGVDVESEDGNYHITAKAVIVATGGFGASQEKVVRFKPELKGFGTTNHPGATGDAFDLVRPLNVALVDIEQIQTHPTVVPVKNKMITEAVRGNGAILVNRDAVRFISELQTRDVVSAAELEQTGKTAFLFFDQGVRESLSAIEKYAKAGYLTEAASIAELAGKMELNAAALEATVNQYNSYVDGGSDPDFDRSDLPRKLETGPYYMVEVGPAVHHTMGGLKIDTETRVYTEDGEWVSGLFAAGEVTGGVHGANRLGGNAMADITTYGQIAGAQAAAYIK; encoded by the coding sequence ATGAAATCATTTATCCGTTTAATGAGTGTGCTGCTGACAGCATCACTTCTTTTAATCAGCTGCGGAGGCAAAGACCTTTATACAGCTGGAACTTATACCGGTGAAGGACAGGGCCACGGTGGAACCATCGTGGTATCCGTAACCGTAGACAGCAAAGCTATCCAGTCAATCGAAGTTGTTGAGAACCCCGAATCAGAATTCAGCCTGAAACCAATTCAGACTCTCATCGAAAGAGCTGTTAAAGCCAACAGCGGCGATATTGACGCTGTAAGCGGTGCATCTGAAACTTCAGCAGGCATGCTTGCTGCAATTAACGGTGCTCTGGCAAAGGCTGCTACAGGAAATACTGCAGCAATATCAGATAATAAAGATGCAAAATCTACTGCAAAAGATGAGACAACAGATATCGTTATCATCGGAGCAGGTGGAGCAGGTTTATCCGCGGCAAAAATTGCAGGAGATGCGGGTGCCAGGGTTATTGTTCTTGAAAAAATGCCCTTTGTAGGTGGAAATACCAACTATGCAACCGGAGGCCTTAATGCCGCTGAAACCGAGCAGCAGGCTGCCCTGGGAATCGAAGACTCTGTAGAGCAGTTTTATGAGGACACTATGAAGGGTGGTAAAAACCTGAATAATCCTGAACTGGTAAAGGTTCTGACACAGAACTCTGCAGATACAGTTAAATGGCTGATCTCCCTGGGTGCAGATCTTACAGATGTAGGCCGCCTTGGTGGAGCCACAAACAATCGAACACATAGACCCACCGGTGGTGCCGGTGTAGGTGCACATATTGTAAGCGTACTTGATAAGGTTGCCGAAGAAGTATCTGATATCAGAACTAACAGTAAAGTAGTTGCCATCACTTCTGACGCAAACGGTGTAACCGGTGTTGATGTTGAGAGTGAAGATGGAAACTACCATATAACTGCTAAAGCAGTTATCGTAGCTACCGGTGGATTCGGAGCCAGTCAGGAAAAAGTTGTCCGTTTTAAACCTGAATTAAAAGGATTCGGAACTACAAACCATCCCGGTGCAACAGGTGATGCTTTTGACCTGGTAAGACCTCTTAATGTTGCACTTGTTGATATTGAGCAGATCCAGACTCACCCCACAGTTGTTCCTGTTAAAAACAAGATGATTACAGAAGCAGTCCGTGGTAACGGTGCAATTCTTGTAAACAGAGATGCTGTACGTTTCATATCTGAACTGCAAACAAGAGATGTTGTTTCTGCTGCAGAACTTGAGCAGACTGGAAAAACAGCCTTCCTGTTCTTTGATCAGGGAGTCAGGGAATCTCTTTCAGCCATCGAGAAGTATGCAAAAGCCGGATATCTTACAGAAGCTGCTTCCATTGCCGAATTGGCTGGAAAGATGGAACTGAATGCCGCTGCTCTTGAAGCAACTGTGAATCAGTACAACAGCTATGTAGACGGTGGATCTGATCCTGACTTTGACAGATCCGACCTTCCCAGAAAACTGGAAACCGGACCCTACTACATGGTAGAAGTCGGTCCTGCAGTTCATCACACAATGGGTGGTCTTAAAATTGATACTGAGACCCGTGTCTATACAGAAGACGGAGAATGGGTCAGTGGACTCTTTGCAGCCGGTGAAGTTACCGGTGGAGTTCACGGAGCCAACAGACTGGGTGGAAACGCCATGGCTGATATCACAACTTATGGACAAATTGCAGGAGCCCAGGCTGCCGCGTACATAAAATAA